A stretch of the Comamonas testosteroni TK102 genome encodes the following:
- a CDS encoding (2Fe-2S)-binding protein, which produces MIVCVCRRVSDREIARHAHAGMSFDEIQFELGVATQCGRCEGCARDVVAQCSASHPIAAIHNEAQSRASMQTVQLATNILESKAWPTSPSSQPSSAV; this is translated from the coding sequence ATGATCGTCTGTGTATGCCGCCGGGTTTCTGACCGAGAAATAGCACGCCACGCGCATGCGGGGATGAGCTTTGACGAAATCCAGTTTGAATTGGGCGTTGCCACACAATGCGGGCGCTGCGAAGGCTGCGCACGCGATGTCGTCGCCCAGTGCAGTGCCAGTCATCCGATCGCGGCCATCCACAACGAAGCGCAATCCCGCGCGTCGATGCAGACGGTTCAGCTTGCCACCAATATCCTGGAAAGCAAAGCATGGCCCACCTCTCCGTCCTCTCAGCCGTCTTCGGCAGTCTGA
- the hemP gene encoding hemin uptake protein HemP yields MSAPLVATSQPNNRSSSSMAAANPSAAAGSSLGLDSALLLNGQKAVTILHNGTPYRLQATKLGKLILTK; encoded by the coding sequence ATGTCTGCACCGCTTGTTGCGACCTCACAGCCCAACAACCGCAGCTCTTCCTCCATGGCTGCTGCAAATCCCTCAGCCGCTGCCGGCTCCAGCCTGGGCCTGGACAGCGCCCTGCTGCTCAACGGCCAGAAGGCCGTCACCATCCTGCACAATGGCACGCCCTATCGTCTGCAGGCCACCAAGCTGGGCAAGCTCATCCTGACCAAATAG
- a CDS encoding MotA/TolQ/ExbB proton channel family protein, with the protein MESQFGIAHVWTQGDFVTKGVAIILLVMSVASWLVIVLKALDIVKFKKFATQAQDFWHSPDLATGLEKLGDDKQNPFRFMVLEGREASAHHRKTSVHLHDTLDISDWVTRCLRNGINEFTARLQSGLAILASVGSTAPFIGLFGTVWGIYHALVAIGMSGQSSIDKVAGPIGEALIMTALGLAVAIPAVLGYNALVRGNKGILNALNSFAHDVHAYFVTGARVSVDGQISGNVLPLKKGA; encoded by the coding sequence ATGGAATCCCAATTCGGCATTGCCCACGTCTGGACACAGGGCGACTTCGTGACCAAAGGCGTGGCCATCATCTTGCTGGTCATGTCGGTGGCCTCTTGGCTGGTCATCGTTCTCAAGGCCCTGGATATCGTGAAATTCAAGAAGTTCGCCACCCAGGCGCAGGACTTCTGGCACAGCCCCGATCTGGCCACCGGCCTGGAAAAGCTCGGTGACGACAAGCAGAACCCCTTCCGCTTCATGGTGCTCGAAGGCCGTGAAGCCTCGGCTCACCACCGCAAGACCAGCGTCCATCTGCATGACACACTGGACATCAGCGACTGGGTGACACGCTGCCTGCGCAACGGCATCAACGAATTCACTGCCCGCCTGCAATCCGGTCTGGCGATTCTGGCTTCCGTGGGCTCCACCGCCCCCTTCATCGGCCTGTTCGGTACCGTCTGGGGCATCTACCACGCACTGGTGGCCATCGGCATGTCGGGTCAGTCCTCCATCGACAAGGTGGCCGGCCCCATCGGCGAAGCGCTGATCATGACCGCACTGGGTCTGGCCGTCGCCATCCCTGCCGTGCTGGGCTACAACGCCCTGGTACGCGGCAACAAGGGCATTCTGAATGCACTGAACAGCTTTGCCCACGACGTGCACGCCTATTTCGTGACCGGTGCCCGCGTTTCCGTGGACGGTCAGATTTCCGGCAATGTGCTGCCCCTGAAGAAAGGCGCCTAA
- a CDS encoding GlcG/HbpS family heme-binding protein has product MKTKHELELADVKAIAAAAEAEALKNNWPVTISIVDDGGHLLLLQRMDGAAPISSHIAPAKARSAAVGRKDTKAFEDMINNGRTAFLSAPFVDGLLEGGVAIVKDGQVLGAVGVSGVKANEDAQVAKAGIAALGL; this is encoded by the coding sequence ATGAAAACCAAGCACGAACTCGAACTGGCCGATGTGAAAGCCATCGCTGCGGCTGCCGAAGCTGAAGCACTGAAGAACAACTGGCCCGTGACGATCTCCATCGTGGACGACGGCGGCCATCTGCTGCTGTTGCAGCGCATGGATGGTGCTGCTCCCATTTCTTCCCATATCGCGCCCGCCAAGGCGCGCTCTGCAGCCGTGGGCCGCAAGGACACCAAGGCTTTCGAAGACATGATCAACAACGGTCGTACCGCTTTTCTGAGCGCTCCCTTTGTGGACGGTCTGCTCGAAGGTGGCGTGGCCATCGTCAAGGACGGCCAGGTGCTGGGCGCCGTGGGTGTCTCCGGCGTGAAGGCCAATGAAGACGCACAGGTTGCCAAGGCCGGCATTGCGGCCCTGGGTCTGTAA
- a CDS encoding Bax inhibitor-1/YccA family protein encodes MNEQVTTLGSAGYGVSQQERNRVLRNTYWLLALSLIPTVLGAWLGVATGMTRALTGGVGLIVFMVGAFGFMFAIEKTKHSAAGVPVLLAFTFFMGLMLSRLIGMILGFSNGTQLIMTAFAGTAGVFFVMAMLATVIKRDLSGMGKFLFVGALVLMVGAIINVFVGSTAGMMAISMLAIGIFSAYMLYDLKQIIDGGETNYISATLALYLDLFNVFQSLLALLGIMGGDRD; translated from the coding sequence ATGAACGAACAAGTCACCACACTGGGCTCTGCGGGCTACGGTGTCTCGCAGCAAGAGCGCAACCGTGTCTTGCGCAATACCTACTGGCTGCTGGCACTCAGCCTGATCCCCACCGTGCTGGGCGCTTGGCTGGGCGTAGCCACTGGCATGACTCGCGCGCTGACGGGCGGCGTGGGCCTGATCGTGTTCATGGTCGGCGCCTTCGGCTTCATGTTCGCGATCGAGAAGACCAAGCACAGCGCCGCCGGCGTGCCCGTGCTGCTGGCCTTCACCTTCTTCATGGGCCTGATGCTCTCGCGCCTGATCGGCATGATCCTGGGCTTCTCCAACGGCACCCAGCTGATCATGACGGCATTTGCGGGCACCGCTGGCGTGTTCTTCGTGATGGCCATGCTGGCCACCGTGATCAAGCGCGACCTGTCGGGCATGGGCAAGTTCCTGTTCGTGGGCGCTCTGGTGCTGATGGTGGGTGCCATCATCAACGTCTTCGTGGGCTCCACGGCAGGCATGATGGCCATCTCCATGCTGGCTATCGGCATCTTCTCCGCCTATATGCTGTATGACCTCAAGCAGATCATCGATGGCGGCGAGACCAACTACATCAGCGCCACCCTGGCCCTGTACCTGGACCTGTTCAACGTGTTCCAGAGCCTGCTGGCCCTGCTCGGCATCATGGGCGGCGATCGCGACTAA
- a CDS encoding energy transducer TonB, with product MSQSDRFAPASGPSRNMAVAGAVVVAHAAALWAMQHGLAQQKLPEVVIPASVIAQFVAPPAAEPTPPAPPPPPKPPAPAPKPVPKPQPKPEIKKAPLPKAIKDPTPAPAAPQGALENSDSKPDKTPPAPPAPPAPPAPPAPPAPPAPPKIEQPSSNAAYLNNPAPAYPSVSKRMGEQGKVLLRVYINEQGQPEKIEIKQSSGFDRLDEAAVNTVRQWKFVPGKRNGVAEPMWHIVPINFVLK from the coding sequence ATGTCCCAGTCTGATCGATTTGCACCTGCCAGCGGCCCAAGCCGCAATATGGCAGTTGCTGGTGCTGTGGTGGTTGCGCATGCTGCTGCCCTGTGGGCCATGCAACATGGTCTGGCACAGCAAAAGCTGCCAGAGGTAGTGATTCCCGCCAGCGTGATTGCCCAGTTTGTGGCACCGCCTGCCGCCGAACCCACCCCGCCGGCTCCGCCTCCGCCCCCCAAGCCTCCTGCACCAGCGCCCAAACCCGTACCCAAGCCACAGCCCAAGCCCGAGATCAAGAAGGCTCCGCTGCCCAAGGCCATCAAGGATCCAACGCCGGCACCGGCCGCGCCTCAGGGCGCCCTGGAGAACAGCGACAGCAAACCGGACAAGACGCCGCCAGCGCCACCCGCGCCCCCGGCTCCTCCAGCCCCGCCCGCACCTCCGGCACCACCAGCTCCGCCCAAGATCGAGCAGCCATCGAGCAATGCGGCCTATCTGAACAACCCCGCTCCCGCTTATCCTTCGGTCAGCAAGCGCATGGGTGAACAAGGCAAGGTGCTGCTGCGCGTCTATATCAACGAGCAGGGCCAGCCCGAGAAAATCGAAATCAAGCAGTCCAGCGGCTTTGACCGTCTGGATGAAGCGGCCGTCAATACCGTGCGCCAGTGGAAGTTTGTCCCCGGCAAGCGCAACGGCGTGGCCGAACCCATGTGGCACATCGTGCCCATCAACTTTGTTCTCAAATAA
- a CDS encoding TonB-dependent receptor, whose protein sequence is MSNHYLTPTDSNGLRCELKQIVIAAGLCLIGASAMAQQETTLSTVNVEAAADASFKTEASPQGKFTAPLLDTPKTVQVINEEIIKQTGATSLQDALRSTPGITFGNGEGGNPTGDQPFIRGMDAQSSTFVDGMRDIASGTRELFNVESVEVIKGADSAYAGRGGAGGSINITTKKAKNENFISGDVGLGTDNYLRGTLDINRKINEATGIRLNAMGHSADVPGRNGPDNKRWGIAPTVTFGMGTPTEVTLSWQHLQTDSMPDGGVPYLYSNAAMAKLAGGSTVRPSYGSNSANWYGMNNRDYQKEKSDLFTASVEHKFTDTNKIRNSLRYSKSKQDYVWTQPDDSKGNVLNGYVWRRGNFRFSDVETLQNVTEFTGKEQTGSIGHSYAFGLELSKEKSDAQSGAIQDGTTSTCTSLNMWCTSLNNPDASTPWNYAWDKGRTTRNKIDTVAIYGFDTLKFNEQWLLNAGLRVDHYKTSTAAPDYTNPITNAKSAAFDYSRSDTLFNYQLGLVYKPAANGSIYANIGTSSRPGGSTLGNGSEDLAITSDALANLKPEKTRSMELGTKWDLLDKNLGLTAAIFRNNVTNVRITDGTGAVFMGGDKVVNGLELGFTGRILSNLSVFGGYTYMDSEQKNAGQTCSGTPLKCVTSAANGQAFINTPKHSFSLWTSYKPMPKLTLGLGVYAQSSVNAAYAYSNSGGIVTKGVGGYTRFDAMMAYQIDKNLAFQLNVFNLGDKVYYSGVRSPHYATMAAGRSAVASLKFTY, encoded by the coding sequence ATGTCCAACCACTATCTGACCCCCACTGACTCCAACGGCTTGCGCTGCGAGCTCAAGCAAATCGTGATTGCCGCAGGCCTGTGCCTGATTGGTGCCAGCGCGATGGCTCAGCAGGAAACCACCTTGTCCACCGTGAATGTGGAAGCCGCGGCCGACGCCAGCTTCAAGACCGAAGCCAGCCCCCAGGGCAAGTTCACCGCGCCCCTGCTGGACACGCCCAAGACCGTTCAGGTCATCAATGAAGAGATCATCAAGCAGACCGGTGCCACCAGCCTGCAGGATGCTCTGCGCTCCACCCCCGGCATCACCTTCGGCAACGGCGAAGGTGGCAACCCCACCGGCGACCAGCCCTTCATCCGCGGCATGGACGCCCAGTCCAGCACCTTTGTGGACGGCATGCGTGACATCGCTTCCGGCACGCGCGAGTTGTTCAACGTGGAATCCGTGGAAGTCATCAAGGGCGCGGACTCGGCCTACGCCGGTCGTGGCGGCGCCGGCGGCTCCATCAACATCACCACCAAGAAGGCCAAGAACGAGAATTTCATCTCCGGCGATGTGGGCCTGGGCACCGACAACTACCTGCGCGGCACCCTGGACATCAACCGCAAGATCAACGAGGCCACCGGCATTCGTCTGAACGCCATGGGTCACAGCGCCGACGTTCCGGGTCGCAACGGCCCCGACAACAAGCGCTGGGGCATTGCCCCCACCGTGACCTTCGGCATGGGCACCCCCACCGAAGTGACCCTGTCCTGGCAGCATCTGCAGACCGACAGCATGCCCGATGGCGGCGTGCCTTATCTGTACAGCAATGCCGCCATGGCCAAGCTGGCCGGCGGCTCGACGGTTCGCCCCAGCTATGGCAGCAACAGCGCCAACTGGTACGGCATGAACAACCGTGACTACCAGAAGGAAAAGAGCGATCTGTTCACGGCCTCGGTGGAACACAAGTTCACCGACACCAACAAGATCCGCAACAGCCTGCGCTACAGCAAGAGCAAGCAGGACTATGTCTGGACCCAGCCCGACGACTCCAAGGGCAACGTTCTCAACGGCTATGTCTGGCGCCGCGGCAACTTCCGCTTCTCCGATGTGGAAACCCTGCAGAACGTGACCGAGTTCACCGGCAAGGAGCAGACCGGCTCCATCGGCCACAGCTATGCCTTCGGCCTGGAGCTGTCCAAGGAAAAGTCCGATGCCCAGTCCGGCGCCATACAAGACGGCACCACCAGCACTTGCACATCACTCAATATGTGGTGCACCTCGCTGAACAATCCCGATGCCTCCACGCCCTGGAACTACGCCTGGGACAAGGGTCGCACCACCCGCAACAAGATCGACACCGTTGCGATCTATGGCTTCGACACCTTGAAGTTCAATGAGCAATGGCTGCTCAATGCGGGCCTGCGCGTCGACCACTACAAGACATCGACTGCGGCTCCTGACTACACCAACCCCATCACCAACGCCAAGTCTGCCGCCTTCGACTACTCTCGCAGCGACACCTTGTTCAACTACCAGCTGGGTCTGGTCTACAAGCCCGCCGCCAATGGCAGCATCTACGCCAATATCGGCACCTCCTCGCGTCCCGGCGGCTCGACCCTGGGCAACGGCAGCGAAGATCTGGCCATCACCTCCGATGCGCTGGCCAATCTGAAGCCCGAGAAAACCCGCTCCATGGAGCTGGGCACCAAGTGGGATCTGCTGGACAAGAACCTGGGCCTGACTGCCGCCATCTTCCGCAACAACGTCACCAATGTCCGTATCACCGATGGCACTGGTGCCGTCTTCATGGGTGGCGACAAGGTGGTCAACGGTCTGGAGCTGGGCTTCACCGGCCGCATCCTGTCCAACCTGAGCGTCTTCGGCGGCTATACCTATATGGATAGCGAGCAGAAGAACGCTGGACAGACCTGCTCCGGCACGCCTCTCAAATGCGTCACCTCGGCCGCCAACGGTCAGGCCTTCATCAACACGCCCAAGCACAGCTTCAGCCTGTGGACCAGCTACAAGCCCATGCCCAAGCTGACCCTGGGTCTGGGCGTCTATGCGCAAAGCAGCGTCAATGCAGCCTATGCATACAGCAATTCTGGCGGCATCGTGACCAAGGGCGTCGGCGGCTACACCCGCTTTGACGCGATGATGGCCTACCAGATCGACAAGAATCTGGCCTTCCAGCTGAATGTCTTCAACCTGGGCGACAAGGTCTACTACAGCGGCGTGCGTTCACCCCACTACGCCACCATGGCTGCCGGCCGCTCTGCCGTGGCTTCGCTCAAGTTCACGTACTGA
- a CDS encoding PepSY-associated TM helix domain-containing protein: MTAASSNAPQRAYWLKKLHEWHWISSAICLIGMLLFAVTGFTLNHAGQIESKPKVESRDAQLPPELLEKLQQAQKQGLLAAGKDAVGMPADVDGWLAQQIKVSAKGFAVEWSEDEAYVPMPRPGGDAWLRVDLKEGSVEYEKTDRGWISYLNDLHKGRNTGGAWSLFIDIFAVGCLVFCITGLLILKMHAQRRPMTWPMVGLGLVLPALLVLLLVH; this comes from the coding sequence ATGACCGCGGCTTCCTCCAACGCTCCGCAGCGGGCGTATTGGCTCAAAAAATTACATGAGTGGCACTGGATCAGCTCCGCCATCTGTCTGATCGGCATGCTGCTGTTTGCCGTGACGGGGTTCACCCTGAATCACGCCGGGCAGATCGAGTCCAAGCCCAAGGTCGAATCGCGTGACGCACAGCTGCCCCCGGAATTGCTCGAAAAGCTCCAGCAAGCCCAGAAGCAGGGCTTGCTGGCTGCCGGCAAGGATGCGGTGGGTATGCCTGCCGATGTGGATGGTTGGCTGGCTCAGCAGATCAAGGTCAGTGCCAAGGGCTTTGCCGTGGAATGGAGCGAGGACGAGGCCTATGTGCCCATGCCGCGCCCGGGCGGCGATGCCTGGCTGCGCGTGGACCTGAAGGAGGGCTCGGTCGAGTACGAGAAGACCGACCGGGGCTGGATCTCCTACCTCAACGACTTGCACAAGGGGCGTAATACCGGCGGTGCCTGGAGCTTGTTCATCGACATCTTTGCGGTCGGTTGCCTGGTGTTCTGCATCACGGGTCTGCTGATTCTGAAGATGCATGCACAGCGCCGGCCGATGACCTGGCCCATGGTGGGTCTGGGGCTGGTGCTGCCGGCCCTGCTGGTTCTGCTGCTCGTGCACTGA
- a CDS encoding ZIP family metal transporter, with product MGPDGLQTASSSQTPLPLRTRLGLLISAAGALVLASMVWKQLQTNPAALNALLGGSVAALATALGALPVLLTQHPSERTQDTLFGFGAGVMLAACAFSLILPGLEAAKAATSPASSEWLSGALIGAAILLGGAALLVMDRLLPHEHFIKGREGADAKQLRRTWLFVIAITLHNLPEGLAIGVGYAANEGLRASSLTLGIAIQDVPEGFVVAASLLAAGYTRGFAVVLGALTGLIEPLGAVIGAIVVSSSTMLLPWGLGFAAGAMLFVISHEIIPESHRKGHEAWATTGLMLGFVLMMILDTTLGG from the coding sequence ATGGGCCCGGACGGACTGCAGACCGCCTCCTCCAGCCAGACGCCCCTGCCGCTCAGGACCAGGCTCGGGCTGCTGATCTCTGCGGCCGGTGCTCTGGTGCTGGCATCCATGGTCTGGAAGCAGCTGCAGACCAATCCCGCAGCACTGAATGCACTGCTAGGCGGAAGCGTAGCGGCACTGGCGACCGCGCTGGGCGCTTTGCCGGTGCTGCTGACCCAACATCCATCCGAGCGCACACAGGACACGCTGTTTGGCTTTGGCGCAGGCGTGATGCTGGCTGCCTGCGCCTTTTCATTGATCCTCCCCGGACTGGAAGCCGCCAAGGCAGCGACCTCGCCCGCCAGCAGCGAATGGCTGAGCGGTGCCTTGATCGGCGCAGCCATCTTGCTCGGAGGTGCAGCCCTGCTGGTCATGGATCGCCTGCTGCCGCACGAGCACTTCATCAAAGGCCGTGAAGGCGCCGATGCCAAGCAGCTGCGGCGCACCTGGCTGTTTGTCATTGCCATCACCCTGCACAATCTTCCGGAGGGTCTGGCCATAGGCGTGGGTTATGCCGCCAATGAGGGGCTGCGTGCCAGCTCGCTGACGCTGGGCATTGCCATCCAGGATGTGCCCGAGGGTTTTGTCGTCGCGGCCTCTTTGCTGGCAGCCGGCTATACCCGCGGTTTTGCAGTGGTGCTGGGGGCTCTGACAGGGTTGATCGAGCCCCTGGGCGCCGTGATCGGCGCCATCGTGGTCAGCAGCTCCACCATGCTGCTGCCCTGGGGTCTTGGCTTCGCCGCTGGTGCCATGCTGTTTGTCATCAGCCACGAAATCATTCCCGAATCGCATCGCAAAGGCCATGAAGCCTGGGCCACCACAGGGCTCATGCTGGGCTTTGTCTTGATGATGATTCTGGACACCACCCTGGGCGGCTGA
- a CDS encoding alpha-hydroxy acid oxidase: MNAAGQPVKPPLPQISAQIGSLADYARLAREHMEAHSWAHIESGADQGLTLAHNRQAFDRFRLCPEPLADLSDAHTRQSLLGRSLDWPLLLAPVAYQQLAHPEGELATARAAMAMRTGMVVSTLSSYTLEAIAQAAQAAAQELGRSGPLWFQLYQQAAREHTLQLIRRAEDAGYQALVWTVDAHIKRSSYPLPPGVEAVNLHGMPRQSQSGDLMSEHILFGSELARGAPTWDDLVWLRQQTRLPLIVKGLLSARAAAKAVELGADAIVVSNHGGRVLDSAVSALEVLPAIREATPAHIPLLMDGGVRQGTDVLKAIALGASAVLLGRPQMHALAVAGMLGVAHMLYLLRAELELAMAQTGCASLDQIGPGLLTTC, encoded by the coding sequence TTGAATGCCGCAGGCCAGCCCGTCAAACCGCCACTGCCGCAGATTTCCGCGCAGATAGGCTCCCTGGCGGACTACGCCCGGCTGGCGCGCGAGCATATGGAAGCCCACTCCTGGGCGCATATCGAAAGCGGCGCCGATCAGGGGCTGACGCTGGCACATAACAGGCAGGCGTTTGACCGCTTTCGCCTCTGCCCGGAACCGCTGGCCGATCTGTCAGATGCCCATACGCGGCAAAGCCTGCTGGGCCGGAGTCTGGACTGGCCGTTGCTGCTGGCACCTGTAGCCTATCAACAGCTGGCGCATCCCGAAGGCGAACTCGCCACGGCACGCGCGGCCATGGCCATGCGCACCGGCATGGTGGTCAGCACCCTGTCCAGTTACACCCTGGAAGCCATTGCCCAGGCCGCACAAGCCGCAGCCCAGGAGCTGGGGCGCAGCGGCCCGCTCTGGTTTCAGCTCTACCAGCAGGCGGCACGCGAGCACACGCTGCAGCTGATCCGGCGTGCCGAAGACGCCGGTTATCAGGCACTGGTCTGGACGGTGGACGCCCATATCAAACGCTCCAGCTACCCGCTGCCGCCAGGCGTAGAGGCCGTCAATCTGCACGGCATGCCCAGGCAGAGCCAGAGTGGCGATCTGATGAGCGAGCATATTCTGTTCGGCTCCGAGCTGGCCCGAGGCGCCCCCACCTGGGACGACCTGGTCTGGCTGCGCCAGCAAACCCGGCTGCCGCTGATCGTCAAGGGCCTGCTCTCGGCCCGCGCCGCCGCGAAAGCCGTGGAACTGGGGGCCGATGCCATTGTGGTCTCCAACCATGGCGGGCGCGTGCTGGACAGCGCCGTCTCCGCCCTGGAAGTGCTGCCTGCCATACGCGAGGCCACGCCTGCCCATATCCCGCTGCTGATGGATGGCGGCGTGCGTCAGGGAACCGATGTGCTCAAGGCCATCGCCCTGGGCGCCAGTGCCGTGCTGCTGGGACGGCCCCAGATGCATGCCCTGGCAGTGGCCGGGATGCTGGGCGTGGCCCATATGCTGTATTTGCTGCGCGCCGAGCTGGAACTGGCCATGGCGCAGACAGGCTGCGCCAGCCTCGATCAGATCGGGCCCGGGCTCTTAACCACTTGCTGA
- a CDS encoding DUF2325 domain-containing protein, which produces MLTYMEVQTRCTAQMQSLAREVEALKRQLVHLRAKVIVRDSALAWEREQRHALAQAMALNLVQAPLQVPPASQAATAAGIDWPLVEAADSQQQLLEDSLHAADLVICQTGCISDGAYWRVKDHCKRTGKTCLLVDQPNALRVVRIHPSGEDGKVVAAQACIEGAS; this is translated from the coding sequence ATGCTGACCTACATGGAAGTGCAGACCCGCTGCACGGCACAGATGCAATCGCTGGCTCGCGAAGTGGAGGCGCTCAAGCGGCAGCTGGTGCACCTCAGGGCCAAAGTCATTGTCCGTGACAGCGCTCTGGCCTGGGAGCGTGAGCAGCGCCACGCGCTGGCCCAGGCCATGGCACTGAATCTGGTGCAAGCCCCGCTTCAAGTACCCCCAGCATCTCAGGCAGCCACGGCAGCCGGCATTGACTGGCCTTTGGTCGAGGCGGCCGACAGCCAGCAGCAGTTGCTGGAGGACAGCCTGCACGCTGCCGATCTGGTGATCTGCCAGACGGGCTGCATCAGTGATGGCGCCTACTGGCGCGTGAAGGATCACTGCAAGCGCACCGGCAAGACCTGCCTGCTGGTGGATCAGCCGAACGCCTTGCGGGTGGTGCGCATTCATCCATCGGGAGAGGACGGAAAAGTCGTGGCAGCCCAAGCCTGCATCGAGGGCGCCTCATGA
- a CDS encoding Fe2+-dependent dioxygenase: MLLRIPSLLTPDEVRHCRQALEAASWQDGKATAGHVAAQVKSNLQLPLDSKTGQQIGDLILDRLGRNPLFMSAALPLKVLPPRFNRYEGGGTYGNHIDNAFFTIPGTAIKVRTDVSTTVFFSDPDEYEGGELMVEDTFGQQGVKLAAGDAIVYPGTSLHRVNPVTRGTRYASFFWTHSLVKSAEQRRLLFDLDQSIQQLTQEQPEHPRVAALSGTYHNLLRMWSES, encoded by the coding sequence ATGCTGCTACGCATCCCCAGCCTGCTCACTCCCGATGAAGTACGCCACTGCCGCCAGGCGCTGGAAGCCGCCAGCTGGCAGGACGGCAAGGCCACAGCCGGTCATGTGGCGGCTCAGGTCAAGAGCAATCTGCAGCTGCCGCTGGACAGCAAGACCGGCCAGCAGATCGGCGACCTGATCCTGGACCGGCTGGGCCGCAACCCCCTGTTCATGTCGGCAGCCCTGCCGCTCAAGGTCTTGCCGCCGCGCTTCAATCGCTACGAGGGCGGAGGCACTTATGGCAACCATATCGACAATGCATTCTTCACCATTCCGGGTACCGCCATCAAGGTCAGAACCGATGTCTCCACCACGGTCTTCTTCAGCGATCCCGACGAATACGAAGGCGGCGAGCTGATGGTGGAAGATACCTTCGGCCAGCAAGGCGTGAAACTGGCGGCCGGCGATGCCATCGTCTACCCCGGCACCAGCCTGCACCGCGTCAACCCCGTCACGCGCGGCACGCGCTATGCATCGTTCTTCTGGACGCACAGCCTGGTCAAGTCGGCGGAGCAGCGCCGTCTGCTGTTCGATCTGGACCAGAGCATTCAGCAACTCACCCAGGAGCAGCCCGAACACCCGCGCGTCGCCGCCCTCTCGGGCACTTATCACAATCTGTTGCGCATGTGGTCTGAAAGCTAG
- a CDS encoding superoxide dismutase — protein sequence MSYTLPPLAYDYAALEPHIDAQTMEIHYCRHHQTYVNNLNAALEGSEYAQWSLDDLLAKVESLPQALRQAVRNNGGGHANHSLFWQVMSPGGGGLPQNALAAAIDKDLGGFENFKTEFTKAAISRFGSGWAWLSVDRSGKLHVESSANQDNPLMLGIGSGNTPILGLDVWEHAYYLKYQNRRPEYIAAFYNVVDWNEVARRFAAATQAVRS from the coding sequence ATGAGCTATACCCTGCCCCCACTGGCCTACGACTACGCGGCACTGGAGCCGCATATCGATGCGCAAACCATGGAGATCCACTACTGCAGGCACCATCAGACCTACGTCAACAACCTCAATGCGGCACTCGAAGGCAGCGAGTACGCGCAATGGTCGCTGGACGATCTGCTCGCCAAGGTCGAATCGCTGCCGCAAGCGCTGCGGCAGGCCGTGCGCAACAACGGCGGCGGCCATGCCAATCACAGCCTGTTCTGGCAAGTCATGTCTCCCGGCGGCGGAGGTCTTCCGCAGAACGCTCTTGCAGCAGCCATTGACAAGGACCTTGGCGGCTTCGAGAACTTCAAGACCGAATTCACCAAGGCTGCCATCAGCCGCTTTGGCAGCGGCTGGGCCTGGCTCAGCGTGGACCGCAGCGGCAAGCTGCATGTGGAAAGCAGCGCCAACCAGGACAACCCTCTGATGCTGGGCATTGGCAGCGGCAACACGCCGATTCTGGGCCTGGACGTCTGGGAGCATGCCTATTACCTGAAATACCAGAACCGCCGCCCCGAATACATCGCCGCCTTCTACAACGTGGTGGACTGGAATGAAGTGGCGCGCCGCTTTGCTGCCGCCACCCAGGCTGTCAGGAGCTGA
- a CDS encoding ExbD/TolR family protein has product MSFGTMDDGDSDDVMNEINMTPLVDVMLVLLIIFIITVPVMKHSVNVDLPRATNQPEDTKPATVQLGITADGKYSWNGQDISDEQLETNLQAEAVKEPQPDLHIRGDKDVRYERVAQAMAAAQRAGVKKIGFVTDPTQ; this is encoded by the coding sequence ATGTCGTTCGGAACCATGGATGATGGGGACAGCGATGATGTGATGAACGAAATCAACATGACCCCTCTGGTGGACGTCATGTTGGTGCTGCTCATCATCTTCATCATCACCGTGCCCGTGATGAAGCACTCGGTCAACGTGGACCTGCCCCGCGCCACCAACCAGCCCGAGGACACCAAGCCTGCCACCGTGCAGCTGGGCATCACGGCCGACGGCAAGTATTCCTGGAACGGCCAGGACATCAGCGACGAGCAGCTGGAGACCAATCTCCAGGCCGAAGCCGTCAAGGAGCCTCAGCCCGACCTGCACATCCGCGGCGACAAGGACGTGCGCTACGAACGTGTGGCTCAGGCCATGGCCGCCGCCCAGCGCGCTGGCGTCAAGAAAATCGGCTTTGTGACCGACCCCACCCAGTAA